One stretch of Roseimicrobium sp. ORNL1 DNA includes these proteins:
- a CDS encoding DNA-binding transcriptional regulator: MGIPKRRRIPRVALLIETTRTFSREMLSGVRRYVAEHGPWSTFLELRAPDSSPPAWLRHWDGDGILTRTFTQEMADLVTATGLPAVEVRSKALAGTRPFVGIDNAHIGRAVAEHFFERGYRRFAVYSLQSESFFVERVRNFVSAVESCGCHCSELPETKSDSVADWEQSQARLIAWLSQLPKPVGVFAANDQLGVRLLEACQRAGVAVPEEVAVVGAENEETLCTFATPPLTSVRFDGQTVGYTAAGVLDRMMHGKAPRRRETLIPPKGIVVRGSSDELVINDSLVAHAARLIRENAMTGINVDDLCRKLNASRSTLDRRMKAALNRSPKQEIMRIRFREIERLLLETDLTIDVIARQTGFTHSHYLQAVFKQFYNQTPGAFRSRNGVR, translated from the coding sequence ATGGGCATCCCAAAACGCCGCCGCATTCCTCGTGTGGCACTCCTCATTGAGACGACACGCACGTTCTCTCGCGAGATGCTTTCCGGCGTGCGCCGCTACGTGGCTGAGCATGGACCGTGGTCCACCTTCCTCGAACTCCGCGCTCCGGACTCCTCGCCTCCCGCATGGCTGCGGCACTGGGACGGCGACGGGATTCTGACGCGCACGTTTACTCAGGAAATGGCGGACCTCGTCACCGCCACCGGCCTGCCTGCCGTGGAGGTGCGCTCCAAGGCGCTCGCTGGCACGCGCCCCTTTGTGGGCATCGACAACGCTCACATCGGGCGCGCGGTCGCCGAGCATTTCTTTGAGCGAGGGTACCGGAGGTTCGCGGTGTACAGCCTGCAATCCGAAAGCTTTTTCGTCGAGCGTGTACGGAATTTTGTCAGCGCCGTGGAGTCCTGCGGATGCCACTGCTCGGAACTTCCCGAAACCAAGTCCGACAGCGTGGCAGACTGGGAGCAGAGTCAGGCCCGCCTCATCGCGTGGCTTTCACAACTGCCGAAGCCGGTCGGCGTTTTTGCCGCCAACGATCAGCTTGGTGTCCGTCTTCTCGAGGCATGCCAGCGCGCAGGAGTCGCCGTGCCCGAGGAGGTCGCCGTCGTGGGTGCTGAGAATGAGGAAACCCTTTGTACCTTCGCCACGCCTCCTCTGACGAGTGTCCGGTTCGATGGCCAGACCGTGGGTTACACGGCGGCCGGTGTGCTGGACAGGATGATGCATGGCAAGGCGCCGCGCCGTCGCGAGACTCTCATCCCTCCCAAGGGGATTGTCGTGCGTGGATCCTCCGATGAACTGGTGATCAATGACAGTCTCGTGGCCCACGCCGCACGTCTCATTCGGGAAAACGCGATGACCGGCATCAACGTCGATGACCTTTGTCGCAAACTCAACGCCTCGCGCAGCACCCTCGACCGTCGCATGAAAGCGGCCTTGAACCGTTCACCAAAGCAGGAGATCATGCGCATCCGCTTCCGCGAGATTGAGCGCCTGCTTCTCGAGACGGACCTCACGATTGACGTCATCGCCCGGCAAACCGGCTTCACTCACAGCCACTATCTCCAGGCAGTCTTCAAGCAATTCTATAACCAGACGCCCGGCGCGTTTCGGAGCAGAAACGGAGTCAGGTGA
- a CDS encoding gluconate 2-dehydrogenase subunit 3 family protein has product MSTPVDLPRMDRRKAIQWMLSAAATVAARDTGLHAAEGATATPPLAKGYGPDPSMVKVYQPGDVWPLTLTEPQRHAARALCDVIIPADESSPSASAVGVPDFIDEWISSPYPAQAADRRTVLEGLNWIDGEANRRFKRTFADLTSEQQITICDDLSQSTKTKPEYKTAVTFFKRYRDLTAGGYYTTAEGMKAIGYVGNKASATFDGPPIEALKHVGLA; this is encoded by the coding sequence ATGAGCACGCCAGTCGACCTCCCTCGCATGGACCGCCGCAAGGCCATCCAATGGATGCTCAGTGCCGCGGCCACGGTCGCCGCCCGCGACACCGGCCTGCACGCCGCAGAAGGCGCCACCGCTACCCCACCCCTGGCGAAAGGTTATGGACCCGACCCGAGCATGGTGAAGGTGTACCAACCAGGCGACGTGTGGCCGCTCACCCTCACGGAGCCACAGCGGCATGCGGCACGTGCCTTGTGCGATGTCATCATCCCGGCAGACGAGAGTTCGCCGAGCGCCTCCGCCGTGGGGGTGCCCGACTTCATCGACGAATGGATCAGCTCGCCCTATCCCGCCCAGGCAGCCGACCGCCGCACCGTTCTAGAGGGCCTGAATTGGATCGATGGCGAAGCGAACCGCCGCTTCAAAAGGACCTTCGCCGACCTCACGAGCGAACAGCAGATCACCATCTGTGATGACCTCAGCCAGTCGACAAAGACAAAGCCTGAGTACAAGACAGCCGTGACCTTCTTCAAACGTTATCGCGATCTCACCGCCGGAGGCTACTACACTACCGCCGAAGGCATGAAGGCCATCGGCTATGTGGGAAACAAAGCATCGGCCACCTTCGATGGTCCTCCTATCGAGGCGCTCAAGCATGTGGGGCTGGCGTGA
- a CDS encoding DUF58 domain-containing protein, with amino-acid sequence MNASAPAAAHAVEDPEVFLAIDDLDLVGRGLADAVWHGQHQSLLRGPGVEFHSHRPYQAGDDLRRVNWSLLARHHRLYTRESRAESRRPVHLLLDTSASMSIHHGPSSKLQYGKRALAGAAHLARRQGDAPALHLSADAALPPRSSADHVSAICAMLSQSSAVGAISMVDALRTSRTFCRQRGFLLFISDFLDNEQETLAELAVYRAQGHDVFALQVLDPMEVALPEGGDFDFIEPENNTRVRAAAEPIRVAYARKVADWRASLRHQAESHGIRWHSITTAESLVSTLRTWLVY; translated from the coding sequence ATGAACGCCTCCGCCCCAGCAGCAGCGCACGCTGTGGAAGATCCGGAAGTCTTCCTGGCCATCGATGATCTCGACCTCGTCGGTCGCGGCCTTGCCGATGCCGTCTGGCATGGCCAGCACCAGAGTCTGCTGAGAGGTCCGGGCGTCGAGTTCCACAGTCATCGGCCCTATCAAGCGGGCGATGATCTGCGGCGGGTGAATTGGTCACTCCTCGCGCGTCATCACCGTCTCTACACCCGCGAGAGTCGTGCCGAGTCCCGCCGCCCGGTGCATCTGCTGCTGGATACCAGCGCCTCCATGTCCATCCATCACGGCCCCAGCTCGAAGCTCCAGTATGGCAAGCGCGCCTTGGCCGGAGCCGCGCACCTCGCGCGACGCCAGGGAGACGCACCTGCATTGCACCTGTCTGCCGATGCCGCCCTGCCTCCACGCAGCAGCGCCGACCATGTATCCGCCATCTGTGCGATGCTCTCACAGTCTTCCGCAGTGGGAGCCATCAGCATGGTGGATGCCTTGCGCACCTCACGCACCTTCTGCCGGCAGCGTGGTTTCCTGCTGTTCATCTCCGACTTCCTGGATAACGAGCAAGAAACGCTGGCAGAGCTCGCTGTCTACCGCGCACAGGGCCATGATGTCTTTGCACTCCAGGTGCTCGACCCCATGGAGGTTGCCCTGCCCGAAGGCGGTGACTTCGACTTCATCGAGCCCGAAAACAACACCCGCGTCCGCGCCGCCGCCGAGCCCATCCGTGTGGCCTATGCCCGAAAGGTAGCCGACTGGCGCGCCAGCCTTCGCCACCAGGCCGAGTCACACGGCATCCGCTGGCACAGCATCACCACGGCGGAATCCCTGGTGTCCACCCTGCGCACCTGGCTGGTTTATTGA
- a CDS encoding DJ-1/PfpI family protein produces MTKPKVLVIVGDATETVDTLYPYYRLIEGGFEPVVAAPEKRRYQMVLHEVKPGWTITKEWEGYTINADLTFKDIKPEDYAGIFFSGGRAPEYIREDEDLLRATRWFWENGRPMASVCHGVEIPARAGIVKGLRMATVAKCKFDLEVCGGIYVNEPCVIDRHMVSGRTFHDNGHYVGPWIKMLETFCGK; encoded by the coding sequence ATGACCAAGCCCAAAGTTCTCGTCATCGTCGGCGACGCCACAGAAACCGTGGACACGCTGTATCCGTACTATCGTCTCATTGAAGGTGGCTTCGAGCCCGTGGTCGCCGCGCCGGAGAAGCGCCGCTACCAGATGGTGCTGCACGAGGTGAAGCCCGGCTGGACCATCACGAAGGAGTGGGAGGGCTACACCATCAATGCCGACCTCACCTTCAAGGACATCAAGCCCGAGGACTACGCAGGCATCTTCTTCAGCGGTGGCCGCGCTCCGGAGTACATCCGCGAGGACGAGGACCTGTTGCGCGCCACACGCTGGTTCTGGGAGAACGGCAGACCCATGGCGAGCGTCTGCCATGGCGTCGAGATTCCCGCTCGTGCCGGCATCGTGAAGGGGCTGCGCATGGCGACGGTGGCGAAGTGCAAGTTCGACCTCGAGGTCTGCGGCGGCATCTACGTGAATGAACCGTGCGTCATCGATCGTCATATGGTCAGTGGCCGCACCTTCCACGACAACGGCCACTACGTGGGTCCGTGGATCAAGATGCTGGAGACCTTCTGCGGCAAATAA
- a CDS encoding MoxR family ATPase yields the protein MSTTSTPSDPVARLSAAREALRNELKKCIVGQEDTAELLLLTLLCRGHALLLGVPGVGKTLMSATLAKALHLEFHRVQFTPDLMPGDITGTEVLEEDPATGRYRRIVMQGPLFANVLLADEINRTPPKTQAALLQAMQEGEVTIGRETHKLPSPFLVLATQNPIEMEGTYPLPEAQLDRFFFCIRVEYPSLEDELSIALNAPGNALSTVNAVLDAEALHALQKTVQAVPIATDVGRYAVRLVSATRPQSGSVAGVTEFIECGASPRASQALVLAGKARAHLNGRAHVDFADIRALAPAVLRHRLVLNFRARAEKTDADAIIARLLAHVPQDNA from the coding sequence ATGTCCACCACCTCCACTCCCAGCGATCCCGTCGCCCGCCTCTCCGCTGCCCGCGAAGCGTTGAGGAATGAATTGAAAAAATGCATCGTCGGCCAGGAGGATACTGCCGAGCTGCTGCTGCTCACGCTGCTCTGCCGCGGGCACGCCCTGTTGCTCGGAGTGCCGGGTGTGGGAAAGACGCTCATGAGCGCCACGCTCGCGAAGGCCTTGCACCTGGAGTTCCACCGTGTGCAGTTCACGCCGGATCTCATGCCCGGCGATATCACAGGCACCGAGGTCCTGGAAGAAGACCCTGCCACCGGTCGCTACCGTCGCATCGTGATGCAGGGGCCGCTCTTCGCGAATGTCCTGCTCGCGGATGAAATCAATCGCACACCACCGAAGACCCAGGCCGCTCTGCTGCAGGCCATGCAGGAAGGTGAAGTCACCATCGGACGCGAGACGCATAAACTCCCCTCGCCCTTCCTCGTGCTGGCCACGCAGAATCCCATCGAGATGGAAGGCACCTATCCCCTGCCCGAAGCCCAGCTCGACCGCTTCTTCTTCTGCATCCGCGTGGAGTATCCCAGTCTGGAGGACGAACTCTCCATCGCGCTGAATGCTCCCGGAAACGCGCTCTCCACGGTGAATGCTGTGCTCGATGCGGAGGCGCTGCACGCGTTGCAAAAGACCGTGCAGGCGGTGCCTATTGCGACGGATGTGGGCCGCTATGCGGTGCGACTGGTATCCGCGACACGGCCACAGTCCGGCAGCGTCGCCGGAGTGACTGAGTTCATCGAATGCGGCGCGAGCCCCCGTGCCTCGCAAGCCCTCGTTCTCGCCGGCAAGGCACGTGCTCATCTCAACGGACGCGCTCATGTGGACTTTGCGGATATCCGCGCGCTTGCTCCGGCAGTGTTGCGTCATCGTCTCGTGCTGAACTTCCGCGCCCGTGCGGAGAAGACCGATGCGGATGCCATCATCGCGAGGCTGCTTGCTCACGTTCCCCAGGACAACGCATGA
- a CDS encoding glutathione peroxidase, which translates to MKHILVTLMLAATAALGAENQKPLKDVPLKDIDGKETSLKAYSGKVLLVVNVASKCGNTPQYKDLEALYEKYKGRGLVVMGFPCNDFGGQEPGTNEEVKTFCTTKYNVSFPMFDKVQVKGEPKHPLYEALTGKKGAFPGDVKWNFGKFLIGRDGKPILRIEPKTKVDDPSVAAAIEQALAAK; encoded by the coding sequence ATGAAACACATCCTGGTCACCCTCATGCTCGCTGCCACCGCCGCTCTCGGAGCGGAGAATCAGAAGCCTCTCAAGGATGTCCCGCTCAAGGACATTGACGGGAAGGAGACTTCCCTGAAAGCCTACTCCGGCAAAGTGCTGCTCGTCGTAAACGTCGCCTCGAAGTGCGGCAATACTCCCCAGTACAAGGACCTCGAAGCCCTTTACGAGAAATACAAGGGCCGCGGCCTCGTCGTGATGGGCTTTCCCTGCAATGACTTCGGTGGGCAGGAACCCGGCACGAATGAGGAAGTGAAAACCTTCTGCACCACAAAATACAACGTCAGCTTCCCCATGTTCGACAAGGTGCAAGTGAAGGGCGAACCAAAACATCCGCTCTATGAAGCGCTCACAGGGAAGAAGGGGGCCTTCCCCGGCGACGTGAAATGGAACTTCGGCAAGTTCCTCATCGGTCGCGACGGCAAGCCCATCCTGCGAATCGAGCCCAAGACCAAGGTTGATGATCCAAGCGTCGCCGCAGCTATTGAGCAAGCACTGGCTGCAAAGTAA
- a CDS encoding GMC family oxidoreductase has protein sequence MPVITSKTLKDTYDVIIVGSGAGGGQTAYTLTMEGVKVLMLEAGRSFDPASEVAMFQLPSHAPLRGVSTPDKQYGFHDCSINSGWNIPGEPYTNANPEPANQFRWWRQRMMGGRTNHWGRISLRNGPYDFKPRTRFGAGFDWPIGYEDVAPYYDKVEMLVGVFGTNEGLENSPDSSPGVLQPAPKLRVGELYAQKHGRKVGAKIVPIHRAVLTRPQDADTLPAKLHPKNAKAQRILAEHMRMRAPCFWATDCHRGCAIRANYDSQTVHLRPALATENLDILPNAMVREVTIDKQGKATGVTFIDKTNGQERHAAGRVVVLAASSQESVRLLLNSKSALFPHGLANSSGKVGKYITDSVSSSVGAHIPAFENMPVHNEDGAGGPHAYVPWTLHDQNRNGELGFPGGYHLEFTTGRQMPSLTVVNGIDRLSGDGGTVYGKKLKEDARRFYGCNLGFGAQGTMLPNDGTYCELDPTLKDQWGIPVLRFHWKWTDFELNQVRHQQKFISELLQAAGGTVSPKGDADIFKTMKPGGSVIHEVGGAIMGADRETSVTNQWSQTWDVKNLFLADGAPFASTADKNPTLTIMALAWRMADHLMDELKKGNI, from the coding sequence ATGCCTGTCATCACCTCCAAGACACTCAAAGACACCTACGATGTCATCATCGTAGGCTCCGGCGCAGGCGGTGGCCAGACGGCCTACACGCTGACCATGGAAGGCGTGAAGGTGCTCATGCTGGAGGCCGGGCGTTCGTTTGATCCCGCGAGTGAAGTGGCCATGTTCCAGCTGCCGAGTCATGCGCCCCTGCGTGGCGTGAGCACACCGGACAAGCAATACGGTTTCCACGATTGCTCCATCAACAGCGGCTGGAACATTCCCGGCGAGCCCTACACGAACGCGAACCCAGAACCGGCAAATCAATTCCGCTGGTGGCGGCAACGCATGATGGGTGGCCGCACGAATCACTGGGGCCGCATCTCGCTGCGCAACGGTCCTTACGACTTCAAGCCGCGCACACGCTTCGGTGCGGGGTTTGACTGGCCCATCGGCTACGAAGATGTCGCGCCGTACTACGACAAGGTGGAGATGCTGGTAGGAGTGTTCGGCACGAATGAGGGCCTGGAGAATTCACCCGATTCATCGCCCGGAGTATTGCAACCGGCGCCGAAGCTGCGCGTGGGCGAACTGTATGCGCAGAAGCACGGCCGGAAGGTCGGCGCGAAGATTGTGCCCATCCACCGTGCAGTGCTGACGCGGCCACAGGATGCCGACACGCTGCCGGCAAAGCTGCACCCGAAGAATGCCAAGGCGCAACGCATCCTCGCCGAACACATGCGGATGCGGGCGCCCTGTTTCTGGGCCACGGACTGCCATCGCGGCTGCGCCATCCGCGCAAACTACGATTCTCAAACCGTGCACCTGCGGCCCGCACTCGCGACGGAGAATCTCGACATCCTGCCCAACGCGATGGTCCGCGAAGTCACCATCGACAAGCAGGGCAAGGCCACTGGGGTCACGTTCATCGACAAGACGAACGGCCAGGAACGCCATGCGGCAGGACGCGTGGTAGTGCTGGCGGCGAGCTCACAGGAATCGGTGCGCCTGTTGCTGAACTCCAAGTCGGCGCTGTTCCCCCATGGCCTCGCAAACTCCAGCGGCAAGGTGGGCAAGTACATCACCGATTCCGTTTCCAGCAGTGTGGGCGCTCACATACCGGCGTTCGAGAATATGCCGGTGCACAACGAGGATGGCGCAGGCGGGCCGCACGCCTATGTGCCGTGGACGCTTCATGACCAGAATCGAAACGGTGAGCTGGGCTTCCCCGGTGGCTATCATCTGGAATTCACGACAGGACGGCAGATGCCATCGCTGACCGTGGTGAATGGCATTGACCGGCTCTCCGGCGATGGTGGCACCGTCTATGGCAAGAAACTCAAGGAGGACGCGCGGCGCTTTTACGGATGCAACCTGGGCTTTGGAGCACAGGGCACCATGCTGCCGAATGACGGCACCTACTGCGAACTCGATCCCACCTTGAAGGACCAGTGGGGCATTCCGGTGCTGCGGTTCCACTGGAAGTGGACGGACTTCGAACTCAACCAGGTGCGCCATCAGCAGAAGTTCATCAGCGAATTGCTTCAAGCGGCGGGTGGCACGGTCTCCCCCAAGGGGGACGCCGACATCTTCAAAACGATGAAGCCCGGCGGCTCGGTGATTCACGAGGTGGGAGGAGCCATCATGGGCGCGGATCGCGAGACCTCAGTGACGAATCAATGGAGCCAGACCTGGGATGTGAAGAACCTGTTCCTCGCGGACGGCGCTCCCTTTGCCAGCACCGCAGACAAGAATCCCACCCTCACCATCATGGCACTGGCCTGGCGTATGGCCGACCATTTGATGGATGAATTGAAGAAAGGAAATATCTAA